Proteins encoded together in one Gadus chalcogrammus isolate NIFS_2021 chromosome 18, NIFS_Gcha_1.0, whole genome shotgun sequence window:
- the si:ch73-103b11.2 gene encoding restin homolog isoform X5, whose protein sequence is MSTYPPNTPTPQTSDINRELTPWASVSPGPEVLVSLPGLECAGLPSALACVSVWVLVYWRCVALRMTLCQSFPVHLKISRNKPDLLNFKKGWMTKLYDDGMWKKHWFVLTDQSLRYYKDSIAEEACDLDGEVDLSSCYDVTEFPVQRNYGFQILSKEGACTLSAMTSGIRRNWIQAILKNVRPATAPDVTRKHLALKLSVLKSRSLPEEQAKTQLAQCLQSPTDPLAGPEGSGAEVPAQPAGAPVPSPEPRKSRVRERRREGRSKTYDWSEFRTGQTTDPLDLSSVLPSSSTSSSYASSTASSPGSSTSSPQTSSSVSAPPPRISAATSLDGVAEERARRSDQGRVAGGPAPNTVTVTMTTTLNAAPAPQPRPSPPPDQGAMEVDGQVKAGPEGDSRRRGGVEREEEREEDHQGVIEEHWHQVETTPLREEKQVPIATATTIGAERRPPRELATLLNKELGEKQQELDRLQEQNLHLKEQLDEARGREHSAREGYVLQSSSTPCSSPHRLQRQSPHKLGMHTHGDPEPPLEVVPQQLPTLRRSLTENQGSVGRQEVQIQALQAKLASAMAEILASEQAVVRMRNELKLEQERSRDHEEEFGRSEDTLRAQLRENEDRLREVEASLLERNQVLRHLERQQALQRDHQREVQRLQERLKEVSGRLSATEEAQALKEERLRQDQQGIQEAYESEKQHLTGLLLEAEISQKEMESKLWEAELQVETLLRGRRSSCGKEEREEVLKLKEELSQKTSLVDTLRESVRRLEEEKGHLTCRCQELLNQIAEADREVNKLRSRLDTEEADYHSLEQSYKRASQEFQSMSQFLREKEEEIRQTKAMYDRLVACKDEDLKEALVKMAVLGNSLEETEQKLLAKDELMSQISDTLRVQGEPCGAERDLQAKLVIAEDRIAELEQHLKTLQLGYADLHIERHRLEQEHEEDLAESAYNTNNFTVGKQPLGKRQRIRFSNIQCQKYMSLDSSQVDSSEGIIQGMGEETTSSSPTPPQYSSDPEKFISVIHALETKLVSTEEKLRNLTQKLDGHILVQSEDLHASEQPANQVSSVGGGVSSVGGGCVIAAATDQYAKALVCIETSQEKVRSLLLGSHEPTECQLLLLSEVEKELLNATLYIRQGEKTLEGHMPQYPNYPLDTVDGKELGEEMSLFAKTLSYEALVLNKMALLIQNSNSDLLQGFDEMHKELEMVNSADGDCLAVVYADVLSRKLVLESAFWKDLEKVKTQCKIQQTKDSDLAQKPEGDVGSADVDVDTTEIITTVVKAELTYSIQNLKLLYEDKFRSIQQELISAHNNLQKRDMALQEIFEALPSPDLKHIVEDIRKSLFGQKKRLADISPPELAPYMEQIEMEEAKDMAEEFLNRHLPQNLSSSTVNSLASLPHAQSALAAELLKQAALLHRCSEEIGKSGSFEGLASLIRTLPGHQASRGLVSGSLCMREALIQAQVAYVACRLRAVHQQDLNRCRQTGRDMDTLVQDHARSVSAIHQSYESSLSEERLGFGQMVSSLQEENQELRKELSERLNQLSQQQRQLLDLGQNFEREQEEMSQRHKQELSQAEQSRATTELALMEAATDSQHKVEVLLGDMETLAERQEKHVRNLEEQFQEKLRELQHVQKEEIRKLQSHYMETIRCIQEKQQKKKNPDSPPLGDEACAMSSPMEEEEQGYAGDVGSRAEVDPMVVLKDRILELETQINCMREELDSKHLAGDVSSLKEKYQRDLESLKATCERGFAAMEETHQKVVEDLQRQHQREVSKLLEERERLLAEETAATIFAIEAMKNAHKEDLEKTQRPALSGLNSDIDQLHSQYEAELQSVHRELEVLSEQYSQKCLENAHLAQALEAERNALRQCQRENQELNSHNQELNNRLTDEIMKIRSCFSGQTDLSPLTHGKDLYELEVLLRIKESEIQYLKQEIHSLKDELQSALRDKKYSSDKYKDIYTELSIVKAKADCDIGKLKEKLLVATEALGERKVDGTVAPGYDIMKSKSTPDFLKKERMPLTKQLRGVRSKSLKEGLTVQERMKLFEAKDSKKI, encoded by the exons ATGTCCACATACCCACCCAACACCCCGACCCCCCAGACCAGTGATATAAATAGAGAGCTGACTCCCTGGGCTAGCGTCAGTCCGGGTCCGGAGGTGTTAGTCAGTCTGCCTGGGTTGGAGTGTGCCGGTCTGCCGTCTGCGTTGGCCTGTGTCTCCGTGTGGGTGCTGGTTTACTGGAGATGTGTGGCCCTCAGGATGACTCTGTGTCAGTCGTTTCCTGTGCATCTGAAGATCAGTAGAAACAAG CCTGATCTGCTGAACTTCAAGAAGGGATGGATGACCAAGCTGTACGATGACGGAATG TGGAAGAAGCACTGGTTTGTGTTGACCGACCAGAGCCTGAGGTACTACAAGGACTCCATCGCAGAAGAG gcgtgtgaTCTGGACGGGGAGGTGGACCTGTCTTCCTGTTACGATGTCACCGAGTTCCCCGTACAGAGGAACTATGGCTTTCAGATCCTT agtaAGGAGGGAGCGTGCACACTGTCGGCCATGACGTCGGGCATCAGGAGGAACTGGATCCAGGCCATCCTGAAGAACGTGCGGCCGGCCACGGCCCCAGACGTCACCCG AAAGCATCTAGCTCTGAAGCTGTCAGTTCTCAAGTCAAG GTCGTTACCTGAAGAGCAGGCCAAGACCCAGCTGGCTCAGTGTCTCCAGTCCCCAACGGACCCTCTTGCTGGCCCTGAGGGCTCCGGGGCCGAGGTCCCCGCGCAGCCGGCAGGggcccccgtcccctcccccgAGCCCCGCAAGAGCCGCGTCCGGGAGCGTCGGCGGGAGGGCCGATCCAAGACCTACGACTGGTCAGAGTTCCGGACGGGGCAGACGACCGACCCCTTGGACCTCAGCTCTGTCctgccttcctcctccacctcctcgtcctaCGCCTCCTCCACGGCCTCCTCCCCCggctccagcacctcctccccccagacctcctcctccgtctccgccCCGCCTCCGCGGATCTCCGCGGCCACCAGCCTGGACGGGGTGGCGGAGGAGCGAGCGCGCCGGTCGGACCAGGGGCGCGTCGCCGGCGGTCCCGCGCCTAACACGGTCACCGTTACCATGACGACTACGCTGAACGCCGCGCCCGCGCCCCAGCCGCGGCCGTCTCCGCCCCCAGACCAGGGAGCGATGGAGGTGGACGGGCAGGTCAAGGCGGGCCCAGAGGGGGACTCGCGGCGGCGGGGCGGggtggagcgggaggaggagcgggaggaggatcACCAGGGGGTGATCGAGGAGCACTGGCATCAGGTGGAGACCACGCCCCTCAGGGAGGAGAAGCAGGTGCCCATCGCCACGGCGACCACCATCGGTGCCGAGCGACGCCCGCCGCGAGAACTGGCCACCCTGCTCAACAAGGAG CTGGGGGAGAAGCAGCAGGAACTGGACCGTCTGCAGGAGCAGAACCTCCATCTGAAGGAGCAGCTGGACGAGGCGCGAGGCCGCGAGCACAGCGCCAGGGAGGGCTACGTCCTGCAG AGTtcctccaccccctgctcctcGCCACACCGATTGCAACGGCAAAGTCCGCACAAGCTcggcatgcacacgcacggtGACCCAGAGCCCCCGCTGGAAGTCGTTCCACAGCAGCTCCCCACATTGAGGAGGAGCCTCACCGAGAACCAGGGCTCTGTAGGACGCCAAGAAGTCCAGATCCAGGCCCTGCAGGCCAAATTAGCCTCGGCAATGGCAGAGATCCTGGCCAGCGAGCAGGCTGTGGTCCGCATGCGCAATGAGCTGAAGTTGGAGCAGGAGCGCTCAAGGGACCACGAGGAGGAATTTGGCCGCAGTGAAGACACCCTGCGAGCTCAGCTCCGGGAAAACGAGGACAGGCTCCGCGAGGTCGAGGCCAGCCTCTTGGAGAGGAACCAGGTCCTCAGGCACCTGGAGAGGCAGCAGGCCCTTCAGAGAGACCACCAGAGGGAGGTCCAGAGGCTCCAGGAGAGGCTGAAGGAGGTGAGCGGCAGGTTGAGTGCTACAGAGGAGGCCCAGGCCCTGAAGGAGGAGCGCCTAAGGCAGGACCAACAGGGCATACAAGAGGCCTACGAGAGTGAGAAGCAGCACCTAACCGGGCTGTTATTGGAGGCCGAAATTTCccagaaggagatggagagtaAACTGTGGGAGGCAGAGTTGCAGGTTGAGACCCTGCTAAGAGGAAGGCGCTCCTCCtgtggaaaggaggagagggaggaggtgctgaAGCTAAAGGAGGAGCTGAGCCAGAAGACCAGCCTAGTGGACACCTTGAGGGAGAGCGTCCgtaggctggaggaggagaagggtcatcttacctgccgctgtcaggAACTCCTCAACCAGATAGCAGAAGCAGACCGCGAGGTGAACAAGCTGCGCAGCCGCTTGGACACTGAGGAGGCCGACTATCACAGCCTGGAGCAATCCTACAAACGAGCTTCACAGGAGTTCCAGAGCATGAGCCAGTTCCTccgggagaaagaggaggagatccGCCAGACGAAGGCCATGTACGACAGGCTGGTGGCGTGCAAGGATGAAGACCTCAAAGAAGCCCTCGTGAAGATGGCTGTCCTTGGAAACAGCTTGGAAGAGACGGAACAGAAACTTTTGGCCAAGGACGAGCTGATGTCTCAGATAAGTGACACCCTAAGGGTGCAGGGCGAGCCCTGCGGGGCAGAGAGGGACCTGCAGGCCAAACTGGTGATAGCAGAGGACCGCATTGCAGAGCTAGAGCAGCATCTCAAAACCCTACAGCTTGGCTATGCAGACTTACACATTGAACGCCACAGATTAGAGCAAGAGCACGAAGAGGATCTGGCAGAGTCGGCTTACAACACCAATAACTTCACGGTTGGAAAGCAGCCTCttggaaagagacagagaattCGCTTCTCCAACATTCAATGCCAAAAGTACATGAGCCTGGACAGCTCCCAGGTGGACAGCAGTGAAGGTATTATCCAGGGTATGGGAGAAGAAACGACCAGCTCATCACCCACACCTCCTCAGTATAGCAGTGACCCAGAGAAGTTCATCTCCGTCATACATGCCCTAGAAACTAAACTTGTGTCCACTGAGGAGAAGTTGAGAAACCTCACACAGAAGCTTGACGGCCATATCCTGGTCCAATCGGAAGACTTGCATGCATCCGAGCAACCAGCTAACCAGGTGTCCTCTGTTGGAGGAGGAGTGTCTTCTGTTGGAGGAGGATGTGTTATTGCTGCAGCTACAGACCAGTATGCCAAGGCCCTGGTGTGTATTGAGACCAGCCAAGAGAAGGTACGCAGCCTCCTCTTGGGCTCCCATGAGCCCACCGAGTGCCAGCTATTGTTGTTATCAGAGGTCGAGAAGGAGCTGCTCAATGCAACACTGTACATCAGGCAAGGCGAGAAAACCCTGGAAGGCCACATGCCACAGTATCCAAATTACCCATTAGATACTGTTGATGGCAAGGAGCTTGGGGAGGAAATGTCCCTCTTTGCAAAGACGTTGTCCTATGAGGCTCTTGTTTTGAACAAGATGGCTTTGTTGATACAGAATTCAAACTCCGACCTTCTGCAGGGTTTCGATGAAATGCATAAAGAATTGGAGATGGTGAATTCTGCTGATGGAGATTGCTTGGCAGTAGTGTACGCTGATGTTCTGTCCAGGAAGTTAGTATTGGAGAGTGCTTTCTGGAAAGATCTGGAGAAGGTGAAGACACAGTGTAAAATACAGCAAACAAAAGATTCAGACCTTGCTCAAAAACCAGAAGGGGATGTTGGCTCAGCTGATGTTGACGTTGACACCACAGAAATCATTACCACCGTTGTCAAAGCAGAACTCACATATTCCATTCAAAATCTTAAACTCCTCTATGAGGACAAATTCAGATCAATTCAACAGGAACTTATATCAGCCCATAATAACCTACAGAAACGAGACATGGCTCTACAAGAGATCTTTGAAGCTCTACCAAGCCCTGACCTGAAACACATCGTTGAAGATATCAGGAAAAGCCTTTTCGGTCAAAAGAAGCGGTTAGCTGACATCAGTCCTCCAGAGCTCGCTCCCTACATGGAGCAGATTGAAATGGAGGAAGCAAAGGACATGGCCGAGGAATTTCTCAACAGACACTTGCCTCAAAATCTTTCGTCTTCTACTGTCAACTCACTGGCGTCCCTGCCCCACGCACAATCCGCCCTTGCTGCTGAGCTCCTGAAACAGGCAGCGCTTCTTCATAGATGTTCAGAGGAAATCGGGAAAAGTGGCAGCTTTGAAGGACTAGCCAGCTTGATCCGGACCCTTCCAGGTCACCAAGCCTCTCGCGGCCTGGTCAGCGGATCGCTCTGCATGCGGGAGGCGTTGATTCAGGCCCAGGTGGCCTACGTTGCTTGCAGACTCCGAGCCGTCCACCAACAGGACCTGAACCGGTGTCGTCAGACAGGTCGGGACATGGACACTCTAGTCCAGGACCACGCCCGCAGCGTCAGTGCCATTCACCAGAGTTACGAGTCGTCTCTGAGCGAGGAACGTCTGGGCTTCGGCCAAATGGTGAGCTCGCTCCaagaggagaaccaggagctGAGGAAGGAGCTCAGCGAGAGGCTGAACCAACTCTCTCAGCAGCAGAGACAGCTCCTGGACCTGGGGCAAAACTttgagagggagcaggaggagatgaGTCAGAGGCACAAGCAGGAGCTGAGCCAGGCGGAGCAGAGCCGTGCCACCACAGAGCTGGCCCTGATGGAGGCAGCCACCGACAGCCAGCATAAAGTAGAGGTTCTGCTGGGGGACATGGAGACCCTGGCGGAGAGGCAGGAGAAACATGTAAGGAACCTCGAGGAACAGTTCCAAGAGAAGCTTCGGGAGCTTCAGCACGTTCAGAAGGAGGAGATACGGAAGTTGCAATCCCATTACATGGAAACCATCCGATGCATCCAAGAGAAgcaacagaagaagaagaaccctGACAGCCCGCCGCTAGGCGATGAGGCCTGTGCTATGAGCTCGccgatggaggaagaggagcaggggtATGCAGGAGATGTTGGGAGCAGGGCGGAGGTGGACCCCATGGTGGTTCTGAAGGACAGGATCCTGGAGCTGGAGACACAGATTAACTGCATGAGGGAGGAGCTGGACAGCAAACACCTGGCGGGAGACGTTAGCAGCTTGAAGGAGAAATACCAGAGAGACTTAGAGAGTCTTAAG GCTACGTGTGAGAGAGGGTTTGCCGCCATGGAGGAGACCCACcagaaggtggtggaggaccTCCAGAGGCAGCACCAGAGGGAGGTGTCCAAGCTCCtggaggaaagggagaggcTGCTGGCAGAGGAGACGGCTGCCACCATCTTTG CTATTGAAGCCATGAAGAACGCCCACAAGGAGGACCTGGAGAAGACCCAGCGTCCGGCTCTGAGTGGCCTCAACTCAGACATCGACCAGCTGCACTCTCAATACGA ggCAGAGCTGCAGTCCGTCCACAGGGAGCTGGAGGTGCTGTCGGAGCAGTACAGCCAGAAGTGTCTGGAAAACGCCCACCTGGCCCAGGCTCTGGAGGCCGAGAGGAACGCCCTGCGCCAGTGTCAGCGGGAGAACCAGGAGCTCAACTCACACAaccag GAGCTGAACAACCGGCTGACAGATGAGATCATGAAAATCCGCTCCTGCTTCAGCGGACAGACCGACCTTTCACCTCTGACCCACGGGAAGGACCTGTACGAGCTGGAG GTTCTCCTAAGGATCAAGGAGTCTGAGATCCAGTACCTGAAGCAGGAGATCCACTCCCTCAAGGATGAGCTGCAGTCCGCTCTCAGA gataaGAAGTATTCCAGTGATAAGTACAAAGACATCTACACAGAGCTGAGCATCGTCAAGGCCAAGGCAGACTGTGACATCGGCAAACTGAAGGAGAAGCTCCTGGTTGCCACGGAAGCGCTGGGCGAGAGGAAGGTGGACGGGACGGTTGCCCCTGGATACG ACATCATGAAGTCAAAGAGCACTCCAGACTTCCTGAAGAAGGAACGAATGCCGCTCACTAAACAGCTGAGGGGCGTGCGCTCCAAG AGCCTCAAAGAAGGACTGACCGTCCAGGAGAGGATGAAGCTGTTCGAGGCAAAAGACTCCAAGAAGATCTGA